A genomic segment from Aegilops tauschii subsp. strangulata cultivar AL8/78 chromosome 1, Aet v6.0, whole genome shotgun sequence encodes:
- the LOC141039192 gene encoding protein FAR1-RELATED SEQUENCE 5-like, whose amino-acid sequence MKLNMEGAWWVVTKYVGHHNHDMIKKFDLVKFLSAHRGFTPQEEQFVKLVHDCNLQPGRMVHILSMIHSKSGKLSSLPYLPSDVVNLVAKYHRESQLSDMDDTIAYFMQKEKEDPDFFYRIKLDDEDRVVNMYWIDGAARRSYRHFRDCVSFDATYLTNMYKMSCCPFIGINNHNQLLQFGCGFFRNEDTSSYVRLFKTFLECMGGLAPMNMITDQDFGMRGGIKDVFPTTIHRHCRWHVIKKAEETLGPFFAERTDLHKAFELCVDHSLTPDYPTQ is encoded by the exons ATGAAGCTGAACATGGAAGGGGCTTGGTGGGTGGTAACAAAATATGTTGGGCACCACAACCATGACATGATAAAGAAATTTGACCTTGTGAAGTTTCTGAGCGCTCACCGTGGGTTCACCCCGCAAGAGGAACAGTTCGTGAAGTTGGTGCATGACTGCAACCTCCAGCCTGGGAGAATGGTGCACATCCTCTCAATGATTCACAGCAAAAGCGGCAAGCTAAGCAGCCTGCCATACCTGCCTTCAGATGTGGTAAATCTGGTAGCAAAGTATCACAGGGAAAGTCAATTATCAGACATGGACGACACAATTGCATACTTCATGCAGAAGGAGAAAGAAGATCCAGATTTCTTCTACAGAATAAAACTGGATGATGAGGACCGCGTTGTGAACATGTACTGGATAGATGGTGCAGCGCGCAGGTCTTACAGGCACTTTCGTGACTGTGTGTCGTTCGATGCGACGTATCTAACTAACATGTACAAGATGTCGTGCTGTCCATTCATTGGGATAAACAACCACAACCAGTTGCTGCAGTTTGGATGCGGGTTTTTTCGCAACGAGGATACGAGCAGCTATGTTCGGCTGTTCAAAACATTTCTGGAATGCATGGGCGGCCTCGCGCCAATGAACATGATAACAGACCAAGATTTCGGGATGCGTGGAGGCATTAAGGACGTGTTCCCAACAACCATACACAGGCACTGCAGGTGGCATGTCATAAAAAAGGCGGAAGAGACATTAGGCCCCTTCTTTGCTGAAAGGACGGACCTCCACAAAGCATTTGAGTTATGTGTTGACCACAGCTTAACCCCAG ACTACCCAACGCAGTGA